In Salinisphaera sp. T31B1, the following are encoded in one genomic region:
- the rsmG gene encoding 16S rRNA (guanine(527)-N(7))-methyltransferase RsmG, whose product MAMTDWSACEQRLEAGVQALQADVDAHAQAQLIAYLKELVAWNGTYNLTAVRDPLVMVTRHLLDSLVVLDFVTGRRLVDVGSGPGLPGLVLAIARTDLAVTLVETNGKKAAFLRHARRRLGLTNVEVVQARVERWTPAIRFDCVICRAFAAAGECARLAGHLIAPGGRFLLMKGRDPATELADLPLDFRHVDTIALTVPGLDEQRHLAVLEPGLI is encoded by the coding sequence ATGGCGATGACCGACTGGAGCGCCTGCGAACAGCGGCTGGAAGCGGGCGTTCAGGCCCTGCAGGCCGATGTGGATGCGCACGCCCAGGCTCAGCTGATTGCCTATCTCAAGGAACTGGTCGCCTGGAACGGCACCTACAACCTCACCGCCGTACGCGATCCGCTGGTCATGGTCACCCGGCACCTGCTCGACAGCCTGGTCGTGCTGGACTTCGTGACTGGCCGTCGGCTGGTCGACGTGGGCAGCGGCCCGGGGCTGCCGGGCCTGGTGCTGGCCATTGCACGCACCGATCTCGCCGTCACCCTGGTCGAAACCAACGGCAAGAAGGCCGCGTTCCTGCGCCACGCGCGCCGACGTCTTGGCCTGACCAACGTCGAAGTCGTGCAGGCGCGTGTCGAGCGCTGGACGCCCGCAATACGCTTCGATTGCGTGATCTGCCGGGCGTTCGCCGCCGCCGGCGAGTGCGCACGGCTGGCTGGCCACCTGATCGCTCCGGGTGGGCGTTTTCTACTGATGAAGGGGCGCGACCCGGCCACGGAACTGGCCGATTTGCCGCTGGATTTCCGGCATGTCGATACCATCGCGTTGACCGTGCCGGGTCTCGACGAGCAGCGCCATCTGGCGGTTCTCGAGCCGGGGCTGATCTGA